A single window of Oncorhynchus keta strain PuntledgeMale-10-30-2019 chromosome 34, Oket_V2, whole genome shotgun sequence DNA harbors:
- the LOC118374936 gene encoding DDB1- and CUL4-associated factor 13-like — translation MKVKVISRNPDDYVRETKLDIQRVPRNYDPSLHPFEVPREYTRALNATKLERVFAKPFLASLDGHRDGVNCMAKHPKSLSTMLSGSCDGELKVWNLTKRECVRTLQAHEGFVRGVVVRFCGTSFFTVGDDKTIKQWKMETPGYGEEEEPLNTILGKSVFTSIDHHQKGGVFVTCGQQVDIWDEQRSSPIRSFSWGVDSFSCVRFNPVETELLASCASDRSIVLYDMREATPLKKVIMNMRSNTLCWNPMEAYNFTCSNEDYNLYTYDMRYLDKPFTVHMDHVSAVLDVDYSPTGKEFVSASFDKTIRIFPKDSGHSREVYHTKRMQHVISIKWSSDNKYILSASDEMNIRLWKANAAEKLGLLAPREKAAVNYSQKLKEKFQHHPQIRRISRHRHLPKSIYSQSKELRVMKEARRRKERNVRKHSKPGSMPVVTEKEKHVVTVVK, via the exons ATGAAAGTTAAAGTCATCTCCAGGAATCCGGACGACTATGTCCGTGAGACGAAGTTGGATATCCAGCGTG taccaAGAAATTACGACCCGTCCCTCCATCCGTTCGAGGTGCCAAGAGAATACACCCGTGCCCTGAATGCCACCAAGCTGGAGCGCGTGTTCGCCAAGCCGTTCCTGGCTTCTCTGGACGGCCACAGGGATGGGGTgaactgcatggccaagcacccCAAGAGCCTCTCCACAATGCTGTCCGGCTCCTGCGATGGAGAG CTGAAGGTGTGGAATCTAACCAAACGTGAGTGTGTTCGTACACTCCAGGCCCATGAAGGCTTTGTCAGGGGGGTGGTCGTCCGCTTCTGTGGCACCTCCTTCTTTACG GTTGGTGATGACAAAACTATAAAACAGTGGAAGATGGAGACTCCCGGCTACGGAGAGGAAGAGGAACCTCTCAATACTATTCTTGGAAAG TCTGTGTTCACCAGCATCGACCACCACCAGAAGGGGGGTGTGTTTGTGACGTGTGGCCAGCAGGTGGATATCTGGGATGAGCAACGCAGCAGCCCCATCCGCTCCTTCTCCTGGGGTGTGGACAGTTTCAGCTGCGTCCGCTTCAACCCTGTAGAG ACCGAACTTCTAGCAAGTTGTGCCTCTGACAGAAGTATTGTGCTGTATGACATGAGGGAAGCGACACCTCTTAAAAAG GTAATCATGAATATGAGGAGCAACACTTTGTGCTGGAATCCCATGGAAGCTTATAATTTCACCTGCTCTAATGAAGATTACAA TCtgtatacatatgatatgaggtACCTGGACAAGCCTTTCACCGTCCACATGGACCATGTCTCAGCCGTGCTGGATGTAGACTACTCTCCAACTGGTAAGGAGTTTGTCTCGGCCAGCTTTGACAAGACCATCCGCATCTTCCCCAAAGACAGTGGCCACAGCAG GGAGGTGTACCACACCAAGCGCATGCAGCACGTCATCTCCATAAAGTGGTCGTCAGACAACAAGTACATCCTGAGTGCTTCAGATGAGATGAACATCAGACTGTGGAAGGCCAATGCTGCTGAGAAGTTGGGATTG CTGGCTCCTAGGGAGAAGGCAGCTGTGAACTACAGCCAGAAGCTGAAGGAGAAGTTCCAGCACCACCCTCAGATCCGCCGCATCTCGCGCCACCGCCACCTGCCCAAGTCCATCTACAGCCAGAGCAAGGAGCTGCGTGTCATGAAGGAGGCTCGCCGCAGGAA GGAGAGGAACGTACGCAAGCACAGCAAGCCTGGCTCCATGCCCGTGGTGACGGAGAAAGAGAAACATGTGGTCACTGTTGTGAAATAG